The following nucleotide sequence is from Cicer arietinum cultivar CDC Frontier isolate Library 1 chromosome 2, Cicar.CDCFrontier_v2.0, whole genome shotgun sequence.
tgttgaaataaatagtttttacaaAGAGTTTGTTTCACTTTTGTGTTTTGTCTGTGTTTACGTCATTTGAATGTGACGTTAGTTCGTTATCTTGGTGTgccattttttttgttttcaattttgttataacGTTTGTTTCATTTATACTTACATATTAGATTTGATCAattacaaattcaatcaataactttgattttgtcaatttggTATATCAAGTGTGAGTGAAGAAGTTTTACATTGGATAGAAAAGTGGATGTTGAATATTATATCGGTGAGATGACCCATATACACAATGACTTAAGGTTTTGGATGAAGATGTGATGTCCAATTCAAAAATGTGGTTGCTGTTAacctaataataaaataataataataataataataatatatcaataaagaaaaatagttaatacttcattaaaaatgtaaaataaaaaataatatgacagaaacaaatatttcaaataattagaCAACATATGATGATTTTGAAATTAACCAAGAGAGTTCAATCTTGCATAAATAAAGCTTGgtatgaaaataaattacaatttacTTTTTTCGCTTTTGGTTACACAGAAACGCTTTGCACGTCAAAAACAATCTAAAAAAGGGAAAAATGTAAATCACACAAATTAACATGTAAATGAcatgatatatattaaataaatttaacctTATTCTTGTTCCTTTGTGATCAACACACAGCCTTAACCACGTGCAAAGATTAAAAGACTCAGTTTTTATGCTTCTCAATCAGCATTGTAAGCTCGTCTTTTTTTGCTCCTACCACCTTGTCAACAACTTCTCCTTTCTTCATCAATATGAATGTTGGCATTGCTTGCACCTGATATTCTTGAGTCACATCCTGTTtacaattgaaataaaaaagcaCAAATTAATTCCTAATACCAACTAATCatctataaattttatatatatcaaatttattacatCGTTTTATATCGTTTTAACtaatacaaattttacaaaaccgtccgttaaattaaaagtttatattaaattatttagataaaaaaaaattacaaatttaaactatattttaaatttctattgGAAGAGATGTTTATGTTTAATTCTCACCAAAGTCTTGCCTATAAAAAATAGtgaattgaaagaaaaaaaaaatgtataccaTTAATACATCCACATCAATCTTGATGAAATCAACAATATTTTTGTACTTTGTAGCAAACTCTTGGATGATTGGATCCATGTATTTGCAAGGTGCACACCAAGTAGCCGTAAATTCAACCACCATCTTAAgccaaaaaaaagaaaaaaaacacatgagacaataataaagaaaaataaaaaatgaacatCAAAATAATGAgtaatctttaattaataatatcacACCAGCTTGTTAGTTTGTTCAGAAGCTTTAAGGTGAACCTTCCATTTAGCAGTGGAATTAAAGGTAAGAATGTTAGATGATGACTTTGCTGATGATGTATGAACATACTCCATGTTGGATAAATTGCCACCCATTTTGCTTCTTTCTTTTGGGATtgagaaacaatttttttttttaaaattttgaatagaaGTTATTCTTACCTTGTTTGGATGATAGCATTCACTAAGAGAGCCTCATTTATAGGACTAACAAAGTAAAAGGAATCACTCTTTTTTTTTGTAAGGTATCAGATTCTTTCTAATTGACATGCTAGTAAGTACTTAAttcttacaaaataaaattagggAGAGTTTTTTGATGTGATAGTGACCCTTCAAGAGGGGTAACGGATGGAAAAATTATTAGCAATAGAGATCGGATTCTAGACATTTTTTAGAGAACTAATTCAACTTTGCAACCCATATTAATGAGCTATCACAAAAGAGACTTATATCATCTCAGTCAAATCAAAAGAAATCACTAGCTCATCTCCAAGATTTATCACCATCGAAGTGTTGTGCCTCCATCTTTTCACCTTCATATGTTGATTCTAATCATTGCTAAGACATGGTCAagatactttatttttatcaattcatctTTCAAATACATATTCTCTAACCTCAATATTCAATAAACTAAATCATTATATTCTTCTTGAGTCTgttgaaattaatttactaattCATCGTATAAGACATATTTTTCGTATACTATATTGTAGAAACTTAATAGTCAAATAATTATGCTATcaagaataaacataaaattttgattattttaaaatctataatatgttgatttatcaaatatattagaTTTTAAGATTATCTGGACTTATAACTAATTCTCTCTTTGTTGTAATATTGAATAGTATCTGAAATAAGGTCAAATGCAAAATATTACTTCATACTCATAAAACATATTGCTTCATTCATTTGCattgaacaaaaaatatatttagactAGTTAATCTCATACTCATAAAACATTGTTTTATGAATAAGTTTTTGCATCATGACATTTTCATGCAtgtcattattttcttttatcttcAATAAAGAGCACACAAAAATAGATATGATGTTGCATCCCTGTATCTTTTCTTGTGTAAGGTGTGTGGTCTTGAAATAATGGTTACatgcaaataaaattaaattgatctCTCCTCCTTAGAAAATGAAATAGGCTAAATAATATATGAACTCAAAATCAATTGAAACTCTTAAAGAACACCTCATAGTCTTTTATtgacgaaaaaaaaaaacatctaatCTAATGGTCAAATTCGCTGACTAAAGTGATTGacataatcaatattttttttttcacgtagaaaattaattttatctctCTTTTAACCATTCACTTAGTGAATATGCATGATATATATGTCTCTACTCTTCATAAATCCAATAAAGTGTTTGGTCtcacaaaaaaaaagttaagaaaaaaaaaaaccaaatacatgaatttattaatttttgtcttaaattaaatgcacaaaattaaATGTCCAATATTGATCATAATCCAAATTACGTTGGTGAAGCATATAGAGTACAAAAATTTATGATGCAAGAAAATACACGTTGGTGTATATATAGAAACAGGAGCTAATTTGTACTCATGATGATGAAGGATGATATGTTTTTGCAAAAACAGAATGAATGTTGCCTATTTGCTCTGCTGACAACAGTTTTCAATCACTGTCAGTAAAAATTAGTTTACACTTACAATGCATTATACTTTTTTTCTAAAGAAAATCTAAAAGTAATTGAGCTCTTGGTGACCACTAATTAAGAATATTCCATTATGATAATTAGTTCAAAGGCATGCGAGAAAAGATTATAAACTAGAGGTCTCCATTAAGAATGTTTTAaggttattaattaaatgaaagaAGTTTTGACGATATATTCATAAATCGAAAGGTTTTGGtacatttgtttt
It contains:
- the LOC101491183 gene encoding thioredoxin H-type 2-like, whose translation is MGGNLSNMEYVHTSSAKSSSNILTFNSTAKWKVHLKASEQTNKLMVVEFTATWCAPCKYMDPIIQEFATKYKNIVDFIKIDVDVLMDVTQEYQVQAMPTFILMKKGEVVDKVVGAKKDELTMLIEKHKN